In Lacinutrix sp. Bg11-31, the DNA window TTTTTTAATTACAGGATTGTTAACAGTCTTTGTCTATGCTAAATTATGGCGAAAATCTAACGTGAAAACAGATATAGAGTTTTATGAATTTAGATATGGAGGTAAGCCAGCAAAATTTTTAAGGAAATTTAGAGCTGTTTATTTAGGTGTTATTTTTAATGTTATTACAATGTCTGCAGTAACATTAGCAGCAATTAAAATAGGAGGTATTATGTTGGGCTTAGAGCCATGGCAAACAGTAATTAGTGCTGGTTTAATAACAGTTGTATTTAGTGCTTTAGGCGGTTTTAAAGGTGTTGTTTATACAGATTTTGTTTTATTCTTTGTTGCAATGGGAGGAGCTATTGGTGCAGCTTACTATTTAATTAACATTCCAGAAGTTGGAGGTTTAGAGGCTTTGTTAAACAACGAGAATGTTTCAGATAAGCTTTCAATATTACCGGATTTTAATGATACAAATGCATTAATAACACTTTTTATTATTCCTTTAGCGGTACAATGGTGGAGTTCTTGGTATCCTGGAGCAGAACCTGGAGGAGGTGGTTATATTGCACAAAGAATGTTAGCTGCAAAAGACGAAAATCATGCTATTGGTGCAACGTTTTTTTTTAATATTATGCATTATGCTTTACGTCCTTGGCCATGGATTATGGTGGCTTTAGCTTCTTTAGTCGTATTCCCAGATTTAGCGAGTATACAGGAGGCTTTTCCTAATGTTACTAACGATAAGTTGGGTCATGATTTAGCGTATTCAGCAATGTTAACAAAACTCCCTAGCGGTCTATTAGGCCTGGTTTTAGCATCTTTAATTGCAGCATATATGTCTACTATTTCTACTCAATTAAATTGGGGATCTTCATACATGGTTTATGATTTTTATAAGCAACAAATTAATCCTAATGCATCAGAAAAAAAATTAGTGTTTGTAGGTAGGGTTTCAACAGTTGTACTTATGGTTTTAAGTTCTGTTTTAGCATTATTACTTCAAAATGCATTACAACTTTTTGATGTTTTATTAATGTTTGGAGCAGGTACAGGTTTAATTTTTATTCTGCGTTGGTTTTGGTGGAGAATTAATGCTTGGAGCGAAATAACAGCTATGTTTGCTTCTGGTATTATCTCAATTATTCTAAAATTAACTCCTGCAGGAATGTTCTTTTTTGGAGCAGAATCAGGGATGTTTCCAGACTATTATCAATATCCAGCGGTTGTTTTAATTACCACAATTATTTGGCTTATTGCTACATATGTTACGCAACCAGAGAGTAATGAGGTGCTTCAAAAATTCTATAACAAAATTCAACCTGGAGGTCCAGGATGGCAAAAAGTAATTAACGATGCCGAAAAAGAAGGTATTATACTTAAAGATAATAACCAAGGTTGGAGTGTGCCTTCTGGGTTGTATGCTATGCTTTTAGGTTGCGTATTAATATACAGTTGCATGTTTGCAACTGGATACTATATTTATGGAGAATATAATTTAGCTTTAATATTAACTGCAGTATCGGTCGTTTCAGGTTTTTTATTAATAAAAACATGGAAAAAAATAAAAAGCACTATTTTATAAAATAGCGCTTTTTTAAATTAATTTCAAAATTTTAGGGATTATACTTTGATTTTGCATTGTTTTTGCTAACAGATTTGCACCTGTTTTTTTTGTTGCAGCACTAGGCATTGCAAACGCTTTAGTTTGGCCAGCAATTTGGCCTTTAGCATAAATAGGATTAGGTGAATTTACTAAAACGGTATCTGCATTATTAATTTTGGCAATTTCTGGAGGCGCAGTTCTTCTGCC includes these proteins:
- a CDS encoding sodium:solute symporter family protein, with translation MVSLSTLDYALIIIFFVITLSIGIYVSKKSGKSSSEFFLSGRTMPWWLLGVSMVATTFSTDTPNLVTDIVRTNGVSGNWVWWAFLITGLLTVFVYAKLWRKSNVKTDIEFYEFRYGGKPAKFLRKFRAVYLGVIFNVITMSAVTLAAIKIGGIMLGLEPWQTVISAGLITVVFSALGGFKGVVYTDFVLFFVAMGGAIGAAYYLINIPEVGGLEALLNNENVSDKLSILPDFNDTNALITLFIIPLAVQWWSSWYPGAEPGGGGYIAQRMLAAKDENHAIGATFFFNIMHYALRPWPWIMVALASLVVFPDLASIQEAFPNVTNDKLGHDLAYSAMLTKLPSGLLGLVLASLIAAYMSTISTQLNWGSSYMVYDFYKQQINPNASEKKLVFVGRVSTVVLMVLSSVLALLLQNALQLFDVLLMFGAGTGLIFILRWFWWRINAWSEITAMFASGIISIILKLTPAGMFFFGAESGMFPDYYQYPAVVLITTIIWLIATYVTQPESNEVLQKFYNKIQPGGPGWQKVINDAEKEGIILKDNNQGWSVPSGLYAMLLGCVLIYSCMFATGYYIYGEYNLALILTAVSVVSGFLLIKTWKKIKSTIL